The following are encoded together in the Planococcus antarcticus DSM 14505 genome:
- a CDS encoding dihydrolipoamide acetyltransferase family protein encodes MAYKFRLPDIGEGIHEGEIVKWFVKAGDKIEEDDVLVEVQNDKAVVEIPSPVSGTIEEVLVEEGTVAVVGDILIRIDAPDADEDEDEGAKEEATPEVKEETEEQVQAGTAESGGDVDKAPVKEEPKKQTGAGSQTQTDSTTESDPTARVISMPSVRKFARDSDIDIKQVTGSGNNGRVLREDIEAFMNGDQKAATPTDSEEAPQEVAEESTDQAAAAPKATAAPEGEFPETREKMSGIRKAIAKAMVHSKQTAPHVTLMDEVDVTELVAHRKKFKDIAAEKEIKLTYLPYVVKALVSTLREFPALNTSFDDETSEIIQKHYFNIGIAADTEKGLMVPVIKNADRKSVFTISDEINGLATKARDGKLSAAEMKGASCSITNIGSAGGQWFTPVINHPEVAILGIGRIAEKPVIKNGEIVAAPVLALSLSFDHRMIDGATAQHALNHIKRLLSQPELLLMEA; translated from the coding sequence ATGGCTTATAAATTTCGTTTGCCGGATATTGGAGAAGGTATCCATGAAGGTGAAATTGTAAAGTGGTTTGTCAAAGCAGGAGATAAAATCGAAGAAGACGATGTGCTTGTTGAAGTGCAAAATGATAAAGCTGTCGTTGAAATTCCATCACCAGTATCTGGAACAATTGAAGAAGTACTGGTTGAGGAAGGAACAGTAGCCGTAGTTGGCGATATATTGATCCGGATCGATGCACCTGATGCCGATGAAGACGAGGACGAGGGTGCTAAAGAAGAAGCAACTCCTGAAGTGAAAGAAGAAACCGAAGAGCAAGTACAAGCGGGTACTGCTGAATCTGGTGGAGATGTTGATAAAGCACCTGTTAAAGAAGAACCGAAAAAACAGACTGGTGCTGGCTCACAAACACAGACTGATTCAACAACAGAGTCTGACCCAACTGCTCGTGTGATTTCAATGCCATCTGTCCGCAAATTTGCGCGCGACAGTGATATAGACATTAAACAAGTAACGGGTTCTGGTAATAATGGTCGCGTATTAAGAGAAGATATTGAAGCGTTCATGAACGGTGACCAAAAAGCAGCAACACCAACAGATTCTGAAGAAGCACCACAGGAAGTAGCAGAAGAAAGCACTGATCAAGCAGCAGCTGCACCAAAAGCAACAGCAGCTCCTGAAGGTGAATTCCCTGAAACGCGTGAGAAAATGTCCGGAATACGTAAAGCAATTGCTAAAGCAATGGTTCATTCTAAACAAACTGCTCCGCACGTAACATTAATGGACGAAGTGGATGTTACTGAACTCGTAGCACACCGCAAAAAGTTCAAAGATATTGCAGCAGAAAAAGAAATCAAGCTGACTTATCTACCATACGTAGTAAAAGCTTTGGTCAGCACATTGCGTGAATTCCCAGCTTTGAATACATCATTTGATGATGAAACAAGCGAAATTATCCAAAAGCATTATTTCAATATCGGAATTGCAGCAGATACAGAAAAAGGCTTAATGGTTCCAGTTATCAAAAACGCAGACCGTAAATCAGTATTTACGATTTCAGATGAAATCAATGGGTTAGCAACAAAAGCGCGCGATGGTAAATTATCCGCTGCTGAAATGAAAGGCGCTTCATGCTCGATTACAAATATCGGTTCTGCCGGCGGGCAATGGTTCACACCGGTCATTAACCATCCAGAAGTGGCGATTCTTGGAATTGGCCGCATCGCAGAGAAACCTGTAATTAAAAATGGTGAAATTGTAGCAGCACCTGTGTTAGCATTATCATTGAGCTTCGATCACAGAATGATCGATGGTGCAACGGCACAACATGCATTAAATCATATTAAACGTTTATTAAGTCAACCTGAATTACTATTAATGGAGGCGTAA